CAGGCCACTCATATGAGGTCCATACAAACGGCAGGGTCATGATGATGTGTGTTGCATCTGTTGaaagaatataattttaaggATCTCCAATGAAACAGAAAATAACAGAATAGAAAATAACACAATCACACGACCAGTGGCGGAGCTAGGAATCTGTCTTAGTAGGggcggaattaaaataataaaatataatgataaataattttttttattctttctatatactatatttttataatatataaaagtatggtaattacaattcaaaatataaattataaataatatatatatcacaaaaaatgtatatcaaacttcataaatatatgtCAAATTGATATATCAGTTAACATGTAGAcactaatacaaaaaataaaaataaaaaacaaaatacaaaattaactttaaaaaaaaaaggaaaaatacatgTGGTTGTGGCCACGTTGACAAGTCACGTTGCAACTTGCAATGACTAAAATTCTGAaaagtatctataaaaaaaagaaaaaaaaaagtagaaggcTTACGGTGCAAGAGATTGTCCAGAAAGAAGCGGAGATGCTGGAGGCCAAATAACAAGATTTGTGTTCTTAGCTTCCGATGGTTGGTTTTTCTATGTAGGAGTTCTAAAGTTTTTTCAAGATTGAgagataaatgtaatttttgttttttgttttttgttttttgttttttttttttttttgtgtttttttacaaaattgttCCGTTCCTCTTTTTGAGCATTTagtggttgtttttttttttttttttgataaattcttttttgacggttggtttttccatgtaattttttttttcttctattatgAGCAGGGGGTGGGCATCAgcatcagcattttttttttcttctttttaatgtaattttttttttcttttaaaatataaaaaaaaaaaaaaaaaaaaaaaaaaaaaaaaacctttagacATTTAGGGGGGGCGAGAGCCCCTGCTCGCCCCCCTTTGTCTCCGCCGTTGCACACGACACACAAGATATCAAGATTTGAGTGGTTAGGCTTAACAAGCTTACATCCACTAGTAGAGATGATCCGgagaaaattcactatcaaaagaaTGGAGTAAAAAGAGTAGTACAGAAAAAACCATTCAAACCCAAAGTTCCAAGacacccaaatctcactctcaagcaaaaaagaattaatgacaatagagaaatttctctaaatttccTTAGTGCCGTGCGGCACTCCTACACCGTGAAAATACAAGTGAGACTCGTTTTATCTTTGTTGTGAGTAAAGTCTCTCAATTTTTTCTGTCCCATGAAGTTGCTGCCTCTGTTTCTCCTAAAATGATCGAGTTGGCCAAGTCTTCTAATAAGTGATGGTCAAAATACTTCACCATGAAGCAAAGTGTCAAATACTTCTCCAATAAGTAAAGAAGAGGCAAAACGTGGCTAAAGAATGACCCACAAAACAACAACCAATAAAAGTGGGCCCACAGTAAGACTTCTGAAATACTAGTCATCCACGACAAATCTCCACCTTGacttgaatttcatcaagtTGTATATGCAAATCTCTTCATGACGTCTCTTCCAACACCCCTAAGGGTAATTACAAGCTACAAACATCAATCAAGTCCAATCAATTCATAAACTTGAGAGCCAGAATTGGCTTAGTCAACATATTCGCTGGATTTTCCGTTGTACCAATTTTCTTCAATATGATATCACCTTGTACCAATGTGCTTGGTCCTCTCctaataaatttgatttttggtCAAATGTATTGCGCTCTGGCTATCATAAAGCACAATAGTCTCGTCCTGTTGCAAACCCAGATCACTGAATAAACCTCTCAGCCAAATTGCTTCTTTCACTGCTGCTGCCATATACTCTGCCTCTGTGGTGGACAAAACAATTGTTGACTGTAATGTTGCCTTCCAACTAATGGCACATTCGGAGAGAGTGAAAACAAAACCTGTCAGAgatcttctcttatctagatcACCAGAATAATCTGAACTAACATACCCAATGGCACTGGAATTGATACCACAACCTCTGTCATATACTCAACCAACATTCATAGTTCCCCGTAAATACCAGAGTATCCATTTCATTGTCTGCCAGTGAAGCTTGCCTGGATTTGCCTTGTAGCGACTAGCAACATTGATTGCGTGTGAAATATTCGGACGAGTGAACACCATAGCATACATGATGCTCCCAAATGCACTAGAGTAAGGAACACGTGACATGAACTGCTCCTCCCCCTCATTCTGCGGTGCTAATGTTGTTGAAAGTCTGAAATGAGCGGCAAACGGAGTAGTCACTGGTTTAGAATTCTGCATACCAAAGCATTCAAGTACTTCATCAATGTACCTCCGGCTACAATGGGAAGACTGAACAAGCTTCAAGCTCTTTATCTTGAAAATAATAGACTAGAAGGTTCCATCCCATCTGATCTTTGTCAATTAAAGAGCTTGTCTGAGTTGTATTTAACAGATAATACGCTTTTTGGACCTATTCTTGCATGTGTAAATAACTTGACTTTTTTAAGAGCTCTTTTTACTTAGACTTCAATGAATTAAATTCTATGATTCCTTTGAGTTTGTGGAGCCTAACACATATCTTAAAGATCGACTTAtcatcaaattctctaaatgGCTCTCTCTCATTATTGATTGGAAATTTGAAGGTCTTGAGAGTATTAGATTTATCAAGAAATCTACTATCGGGTGATATCGCAACAACAATATTATGTGGCCTCAAAGATATGGCTAATCTATCCTTGGCAGGCAATCAATTAGAAGGTCCAATTCTTGAATCTTTTGGTGAATTGGTAAGCTTGGAATTTTTGAATCTTTCAAGTAACAGTTTATCTGGAGAGATTCCCAACTCCTTAAAAGCACTTTTGTACCTCAAATGTCTAAATGTCTCTTTCAATAGACTACGAGGAAAAATTACTGTAGGACGACCATTTGTACACTTATTTGCTGCATCATTTATGTCAAATGATGGAATTTGTGGTGCTCTCCAATTGCAAGTTACCCCATGTAAAGAAGGTGTTTCTGGACCAAAAAAGACCGCAACAACACATACTAAAGTATGTATTACCAATGATTGGGTTAAAAATGCTTGTAGTTATTCTTGTATTATGGATAAGACGTTGAAAAAGGAATGTGAAACTTCTAGTGGAGGCTAAATCACTACCACTAGCAACATGGAGAAGAATTTTCCAACAAGAACTTTTACAAGCAACAGAAGGGTTCAATGCAAACAACTTATTAGGTAAAGGGAGTTTTGAATCAGTATATCGAGGGACACTTTCAGATGGAATGATTGTTGCAATAAAAGTTTTCAACTTGGAAGTGGTAGGGGCTTTCAAGAGTTTTGATACAGAGTGTGGGGTACTATGCAATATTCATCATCGAAATCTTCTCTAAATCATCAACGCATGTAGTAACATGGACTTCAAAGCTTTTGTATTGGAATACATGCCGAATGGGAACCTTGAGAAGTGGTTGTATTCTCAAGATCGTTGTTTGAGCATCTTACAAAGACTAAATATGATGATTGATATCGTGTCAACACTGGAATACCTTCATTATACTTATTCTTCACCTATTGTTCATTGTGATTTGAACCCCATCAATATCTTATTAGATGAAGATATGGTCACACATGTTGCTGATTTTGGCATTGCCAAACTGTTAGGTGATGGGGATTCTATGATGCAAACAATAACTCTCACCACAATTGGGTATATGGAACCAGGTGATGTTTTTAGCCGACAACTAGAACTTGCATTTCTATCATTCTACTCATGCACACACAGATAACTCTAGCTTTTTGGTAGAATATCGATTTTAGCACTTTTATATCTTTAGATTTTATAATTATGTTCTCATTGTTATTTGTGATGTTACAAATAAAGTATGGATCGAAAGGAATTGTTTCTACAAGAGGCGATGTGTATAGTTATGGTATTTTATTGATGGAAACTTTCACGAGAAAGAAACCTACATATGACACGTTTGGTGGAGAAATTAACTTGAAGCGTTGGGTAGAGGAATCATTACCACTTTCAGTAACTAAAGTTATAGATGCCTTTTTGTTGAGAACCGAGAGAGATTATGCTTCTATGGAGAATTGTATGTCATCCATAATGGAATTGGCTTTGCAGTGTTGTGCTGAGTTACATGAACAGAGGATTAATGCAATGTAACGcccaccttttacaaaaaggtggAAGTGAAAATTTCTAATTTTCACGTGACactacgacatcatcagagttgagATTTGtcagtggaatatattttttttttctcaaagacTTGAGAATATAATACAACAGAGTTGACTGAATTAccttaatatataaataatatgatttggcgttctcacataataaatacacacaaaacattaacatatgtgccacatgcggcactaatAATACGTAACCATTGTTTTAACCTAGTAGAAACCAACAtacaaaatattacatatttacAGAAATATTTAAAGGGCTCATTCATAAATAACAAGGTCGAAAGATCCTAATAGTCCTGACCTTCTTCCTGTCTTGCATAATcatatatgtgattgtggttatcactacaatctcatactgtaatcaagtgagtcaactgccttcaataataaaatgaaatactgatttatttaacaatacaGAATGCAataatatgatgtaatgacagatTCATATGCACAatcttattcattttctttattatattggCATGGGCAGCGACGACTTTCCCATACTGTTGGTAGTGACAACTTTCCAACTTTTATTGTTTGGTGGCATAGGCAGCGACGACTTTTCCATGCTATTGGTAGCGACGACTTTCCCATACTGTTGGTAGTGACGACTTTCCAACTTATTATTAATCCGTTTATTAGTCAtaacagtaaaatatgcaaagtttcAAACAAattgcatataattaaataaaacagaaatcataATATTATGGAAACTAGTATCActctcagtaagtattttagaaatacttacagtACTTGAGTACAGTtatcagttcatcatctgcattaaatacataaataccagatatgatatatttatcagtttctttttctaaacacaaaacacttcaTAAATATAAGTTTTAAGGAACTTATATTCATTACTTTAACCACATAAATTAAAAGTTAACTAGTCAACCCAATCATCATAAAAGCATATTCCTAAAACATAGGACATAGCTAAAACATTAAACAGGCAATATTATGGTAGGTAATGACTAAAATAGTGAACTTATTATTCACGGTTATTTTGAACTGGaacagtgagataccaaaatagttTTAATTCAACATATGGTTTATTTTACCAAGAGTCAGTCAAGGATTACACAACTTCAACCATTAATAAAATAGTGGTTataacacttttaaaaatatgCGGACGGCATAACGGcgtataaataattattaataattcatTTTATGTAACTTTATAAAATCTGGCAGAATCAAAGCATTAGCGTAACTAATGCTTAgaaatattttctgaaaactTTGGGCAGCGTAACAGCGCtttcataaaatatttgattttcatttgggcattataacaacgcttttttaaaaatattcctttttactcgggcattataatgacgtgttttataaattaaatacgCCACTTTGAAAATCCTGTTTAAAACAACATTAAACATTAGAtaacttattaacttaaaatAGTAAAAGCTATAAAATCATGAAATCAAAGCTTATCAAAAATACCTCAAGgtgggatattttgtaaaaatacccTTTCAACAAATCCGGCTGAGAGAGAAAgaattttccttttgttttatcttttatttatccTTTTTCATCAGGCTAACCCgatagagagaagaagaagttcttcttctctgttttgCTGAAACCAAACCGAGAGAGAgttgagaagaaaattccttCCTCTGTTGCAACCCATGGTTTGAGCTGAACAGAAGAGTGAATTAGGGAGGGAAAGAGAACTATTTTTTGGTCTGgatttgagaaagaagaaagaagagctgttgtacattcttttcttttctagctaCTACAAACTGAGAAAGAAGATAGAGCAagagatttcttcttctttctgctGTAATTCCTCTAAGAATAGCATTAGCTTTCCATTCAGAGAAACACAcagaaggagaagagagagtTGCATAGGGATTCCtcagagaagaagagaggatgTGCGTAGAAACCGAACAAAGGAcccttctatttatagacttcACGAACGGTTGAGATTTCTAAGAACTAAATTCAATCCAACGGCTAGGGATTAAATTTGGTTAGCCAGTAGATGAGTGTTGCGCTGGAACGGGTGAGTCATCAAATTAATGATGACATATAAAATTTCTCGAACAGAAGGTGCATGAATTTGCTGTTTGCTGAAGAATGGCGCTTGAGTGGCTGATGATGGCGATCGAGCGCTGGTTTCGGCAATTGAGTGCCCTCGCGTGAGATTCTTTCTCTATTGCATTCTACTGCTTATGGTTTATTAAACACATATAGTGAAATAGATCTATAAATATATCTCAAATGAATATTCATATAAAAtaccaatgaatatttattccataaatatttatattatttattgagACTCCTTtatagagaaattttttttttttttttttaatttattttttagccATTGCTTTGTTATGGAAGATGATATAGTAGGATTTATACGTATTATAGTTAGTGATTGTAGTGACCTATAATTAGCCGCAAATCAGTATTCTACTCAGTTAAatttgtaacaccccgatcTCATATGGGGAAGATATGGAATCACCCACATAAAGTaattggtttataaagataattatgagtactaagtctcacattgcctagtttaCTAAGTGAAGTTGTAGGTACTAGTCATTTTGAGGTGATAGGAAACATGTGGTTAGCGTTTTGCTAGCCCAAAACTCCGAGCATCCCAAACGCGACTACAGGCGTGGAATCCAAGCCGCCAAAAGGAGAAACACCTCGTTAAGGTAACTAATACATGTGGATTGAGGAATCACTCCTTAAAGGGCACCACCCAAGGAAGGAAGATCCATGCCCTCTAAGGAAACAAATCACACGAACATGGGGCAGGAAATTCAATGCCGAAATCTGCAAAGAACAAACATGGGAATCAAGGGAATGGCATCGATTGAAGGAAAGAGTTCTGCCAAAGGAAGAccctgttagtttgtgattggctgcattctgtttgacaaaatcacttttatgtaatgttgctacattaTTAGGGATActgtttatttcagagtcttcatttcagaaatatgcttcaagaaattcaaagaagattctgtgcagattccaagtcagaaaaGTTGGATCCCAAGCTTTCGTCTGGACGACCTAGTCatgcgtccggacacccatcagtgtttagaagattcgaactgttcaagtatgcatccgtccagacgttgcAGCaatgcgtccggacgctcttcggATTACCATCTCAACATTTTCTAACATGCCTAACTTCTCTCAACTCTTCAAACTAGAAGGCCCTAACTACCTAGCATGGGTTGCTCAATTTCAACCCATACTCCATGGAAATGACCTCCAGGGCCTGATCAAAGGCACTGATCTCTATCCTCCTCAGTTTATCTCCAGTGAAGATAACACCCAAATCTTGAATCCTGCCTATGTTACATGGCAGAAGAGAGACCAACTTCTTCTAAGCTAGATCATCTACTCACTAAGTCCATCTCTAGTGTCTTCGATGTATGGTTTGAACACATCACACCTATCTTGGACCTCTCTTGCTACCAGGTATGCCTCTCAATCGAAGTCATGTATCTCCCACCTCAAGCGATAATTACAAAGCTTGCAATAGGGAGACAAAACATGCACTGTGTACATGAGTATAGCAAAACAATGGTTTGAACACATCGCACCTTGCTTGGACCTCTCTTGCTACTAGGTATGCCTCTCAATTGAAGTCACGTATCTCCCACCTCAAGCGACAGTTACAAAGCTTGCAACAGAGAGACAAAACGTGCACTGAGTACTTGAGTATAGCAAAACAATGGGTAGATCAACTATCTGCTGTTGGTAAGCTGGTTGAAGATGATGATCTTATCTCTTTTGTTGTAAGTGGTCTAAATCCACTATTCAACACCTTTGTTACATCCACTCGTTTCCTGCTCATGATTATGAAATGACATTTGTTGACTTTGAATCTGAGCAGCTCAATCATGAGATTTTGCTGCAGAATCAACAACACCCTGCACTCACACTTGAAACTGGCACCTTTGCCTTATACTCCAAGCAAGGCCAGTCTAACTTCAATTACTAGAACTCTACCAGAAACAGGTTCAATCCATGATTCTCTCTTGAACCCAACTCACATAATCAACATTTTGCTCACCGGAACAGCTTTGCCTACCCTGCCAGGAACAACTCTACACCACATCAGCCAGGTGCCTTGATGAATCCCAACCAAAACAACACAAACCAACAGGAAAACCCCAACCTGAATCCTGATCAAACTCCATGTCCTCCTTGCCAAATCTATGGCAAACACAACCATAGTGCCCTTGATTGCTACCACAGAATGGACTATGGCTATCAAGGTAGGCACCCTCCAAAACAGCTGGCAGCCATGGTAGCACAGATGAATGTAGACTTTAAAGCCAAAGAGTGGCTAGCTAATTCGAGAGCCAATGCTGATATCATAGCTGATCCTACCAACATCAGTGATCCTCAACCTTTTGAGGGTACTGACACTGTGGGAGTAGGCAATGGAACATGTTTGAATATCCAAAGCATTGGTTCCTCTCATGTCCATTCCACATTATTTAACAAACCACAATTTCTGCTCAATGATATTTTGCACTATGCTAATGCATCTGCTAACCTTCTCTCCATTAACAAATTCTGCCTTGATAAAAGGGTGCCCTGTAAAGTCAAGCAACCAAAATAGTTTCCTTCAAAACTTTTAGCTTAGAGCTTGCCATGTAAAGTTGCACGAAAGACCACTCCATCCAtgtattggaaaaaaaaaatgttgattcatttaattagaGATGAATCTAAACAGAAAGCATCCCAGATacgaaacacacacacacacacacacacacatatatatataagggttaaatacaattcacccccCCAAAGTTGTCACCCg
Above is a genomic segment from Alnus glutinosa chromosome 12, dhAlnGlut1.1, whole genome shotgun sequence containing:
- the LOC133852545 gene encoding LRR receptor-like serine/threonine-protein kinase FLS2, producing the protein MGRLNKLQALYLENNRLEGSIPSDLCQLKSLSELYLTDNTLFGPILACVLRVLDLSRNLLSGDIATTILCGLKDMANLSLAGNQLEGPILESFGELVSLEFLNLSSNSLSGEIPNSLKALLYLKCLNVSFNRLRGKITVGRPFVHLFAASFMSNDGICGALQLQVTPCKEVEAKSLPLATWRRIFQQELLQATEGFNANNLLGKGSFESVYRGTLSDGMIVAIKVFNLEVVGAFKSFDTECGVLCNIHHRNLL